One part of the Amaranthus tricolor cultivar Red isolate AtriRed21 chromosome 16, ASM2621246v1, whole genome shotgun sequence genome encodes these proteins:
- the LOC130802544 gene encoding NAD(P)H-quinone oxidoreductase subunit 5, chloroplastic-like translates to MEHIYQYAWIIPLLPLPVPLLIGAGLFFFPIATKNLRRIWAFSSISLLSIVMVFSMNLSIQQINSNFIYQYVWSWTINNDFSLEFGYLLDPLTSIMSMLITIVAILVLIYSDNYMSHDQGYLRFFAYMSFFNTSMLGLVTSSNLIQIYIFWELVGMCSYLLIGFWFTRPIAANACQKAFVTNRVGDFGLLLGILGLYWITGSFEFRDLFEIFNNLINANQVNSLFCILCAFLLFAGAIAKSAQFPLHVWLPDAMEGPTPISALIHAATMVAAGIFLVARLLPLFIVIPYIMYGISFIGIITVLLGATLALAQKDIKRSLAYSTMSQLGYMMLALGMGSYRAALFHLITHAYSKALLFLGSGSIIHSMETIVGYSPDKSQNMILMGGLTKHVPITKNAFLIGTLSLCGIPPLACFWSKDEILNDSWIYSPIFAIIAYFTAGLTAFYMFRIYLLTFEGHLNLFFKNYSGKKSSSFYSISLWGKKELKSINPKFPLLTLLTLNNKEKTHFFSKKPYQIDRNFRKMMRPFLTITDFANKNISLYPHESDNTMLFPLIVLILFTFFIGFIGIPFNKEEMDLDILTKWLNPSINLLHSNSNDSVDWYDFVINATFSTNN, encoded by the exons ATGGAACATATATACCAATATGCATGGATCATACCCTTACTTCCACTTCCAGTTCCTTTGTTAATAGGAGCTGGACTTTTCTTTTTTCCGATAGCAACAAAAAATCTTCGACGGATATGGGCTTTTTCGAGTATTTCGTTGTTAAGTATAGTTATGGTTTTTTCGATGAATCTGTCTATTCAGCAAATaaatagtaattttatttaCCAATATGTCTGGTCTTGGACcattaataatgatttttcttTAGAATTTGGCTACTTGCTCGATCCACTTACTTCTATTATGTCAATGTTAATTACTATTGTTGCAATTCTGGTTCTTATTTATAGTGATAATTATATGTCTCATGATCAGGGATatttgcgattttttgcgtatATGAGTTTTTTCAATACGTCGATGTTGGGTTTAGTTACTAGTTCAAATTtgatacaaatttatattttttgggaaTTAGTTGGAATGTGTTCATATCTATTAATAGGTTTTTGGTTCACAAGGCCTATTGCCGCAAATGCTTGTCAAAAAGCGTTTGTGACTAATCGTGTAGGAGATTTTGGTTTATTATTAGGAATTTTAGGTCTTTATTGGATAACAGGTAGTTTCGAATTTCGGGATTTGTTTGAAATATTCAATAACTTAATTAATGCTAATCAGGTCAATtccttattttgtattttatgtgCTTTCTTATTATTTGCTGGTGCAATTGCTAAATCTGCCCAATTTCCCCTTCATGTATGGTTACCCGATGCTATGGAGGGACCTACCCCTATTTCAGCTCTTATACATGCTGCTACCATGGTAGCAGCGGGAATTTTTCTAGTCGCTCGACTGCTTCCTCTTTTCATAGTTATACCTTACATAATGTATGGAATATCTTTTATAGGTATAATAACAGTACTTTTAGGCGCGACTTTAGCTCTTGCTCAAAAAGACATTAAGCGAAGTTTAGCTTATTCTACAATGTCTCAATTGGGTTATATGATGTTAGCTCTAGGTATGGGTTCTTATCGAGCGGctttatttcatttgattactCATGCTTATTCAAAAGCATTATTGTTTTTAGGGTCCGGATCTATTATTCATTCAATGGAAACTATTGTTGGATATTCTCCGGATAAAAGTCAGAATATGATTCTTATGGGGGGGTTAACAAAACATGTGCCAATTACAAAAAATGCTTTTTTAATAGGTACACTTTCTCTTTGTGGTATTCCACCGCTTGCTTGTTTTTGGTCCAAAGATGAAATTCTTAATGATAGTTGGATCTATTCGCCAATTTTTGCAATAATAGCTTATTTCACAGCTGGATTAACCGCCTTTTATATGTTTCGAATCTATTTACTTACGTTTGAAGGCCatttaaaccttttttttaaaaattacagtGGAAAAAAAAGTAGTTCGTTTTATTCAATATCTTTATGGggtaaaaaagaattaaaaagcaTTAATCCAAAATTTCCTTTATTAACCTTATTAACACtgaataataaagaaaagacTCATTTCTTTTCGAAAAAACCATATCAAATTGATAGAAATTTCCGAAAAATGATGCGACCTTTTCTTACTATTACTGATTTTGCCAATAAGAATATTTCTTTATATCCTCATGAATCGGACAATACTATGTTATTTCCTCTGATTGTATTGATtctgtttactttttttattggaTTCATAGGAATTCCATTTAATAAAGAAGAAATGGATTTGGATATATTAACTAAATGGTTAAATCCATCTATAAATCTTTTACATTCAAATTCGAATGATTCCGTAGATTGGTATGATTTTGTGATAAATGCAACTTTTTCG ACGAATAATTGA